The DNA segment CGAAGCCCGCGCAGGCCTGTACGGCTGCCGCCGGCCGCGCTGAGCGGGGCGTTGGCGGGTTTCGCCGCCCTGGCGGTGGCGGTGGCGGATGGCACTCCGCCATGGTCACCGCCGAGTGACCCCCCGGTCGGCGCCCGCCCTCCCCGTATCCCGTTCGCCCGCCATGCCCGACGGTCACAGCACGGGAGGACCCCCCGGGCCGTAGCACTCCCCGGCCGGGGGGGCCGGGCACACGAGCGAGGTCGACCAGACGGGTGACGAGAGCCGCGGCGGCGGCCCCCAGGCCAGGCCGACTGCGAGCGCGTCCCACGGAAAGCCGCTCATGGCCGTACGCCCTCGATCCGGCTCGGCCGGAACGTTACGGTGGAAGACGTCGGCGGTGGCCGTGCTGCTCGTCCTTCCGGTGAGGGTGCACACCCATGCTCTCTTGTGGTTACTCAGGAACTGTAGGAGAGTGACTGTCGAGCTGGAAGAACGCACTTCTCGGTGGCTGGAGAACCTGATGGGAACCAGGCAGTACACAGGCTCGCCCGAGGACGCGGACCTGAGGCGCGCGGATTCCCTGGCGCGCCAGATCTTCTCGGACGTCGCCAACAAGTGGGCGCTGCTGATCATCGAAGGACTCGGTGACCGGACCCTGCGCTTCAGCGAGTTGCGGGACGCGGTCGAGGGCATCAGTCACAAGATGCTCACCCAGAACCTGCGCATGCTGGAGCGCTACGGCCTGGTCGAGCGCACGGTGCACCCCACCGTGCCGCCGCGGGTCGAGTACACCCTCACCGAGCCGGGCAGGGCCCTGCGCGCCATGGTCGACGGCATGTGCGGCTGGACCCACCAGTACCTCGGCCACATCGACGCCGCCCGCCACCGCTTCGACGCCTGAGGACGCCTGACCTTCGTCACGGACGTGAGTGACGACTCGGGCGTCAAGAACCTCAACGCCCCGGCGTGGCCCACGACTCTGACGCTCCATTGCGGAGAGGGACGCCGGCCTGTCGACAGGGCGCAGGGAACGGGTCTCGCGAGGAGGCGGTCCGGCCCCGGCCGGCCCCTCTCGGATGAGGAACTTTCCCCGGAACGCCGCGAGGAAGCCCTCGCCGTGGCTGACCGAATCCGGCGCGACCCCCTCCCGGTCCAGCGCGTCCAGCGCCGTCTCGGCGCGCAGGAAGAAACCCTTGCGGGCACGCCGACTGCCCAGCCTGTGGCGTCCGCGCGGCCCTGCGTCGAAGCGGATCCGCTCGCGCAGCACCGACTTCGGGCGGTGAGCAGCACCGACTTCGGGCGGTGAGCGGCATGGCGCCCGTCGTGCGAACCGCCCCAGGAGTCCGGACCGAAACCTTCGGCGAGGGCCTCGACCGGCGTCGACTTGCCCGAGCCGTTCTCACCGACCGGACAGGTCACCGGCGCGGTGAGGCGCAGGCCGTCCGTCACGAGCCCCCGCACACAGGGCACGGACCACGGTCATTCCCCCTCGCCCCCGTCGGGCGGGACACCGGATACGTATGCATGTTCGATAATCACGCCCCGAGTTTCCCATGGAGCCGGGAGTAGTGGACTGTGGAGGACGGTAGCAAGCGGCGCCCGCAGGCCCATACTGGTGACAATGACAAAGCCACTTGCATCGAAGCGCATTCTGCCCACCAGCCCCTTCAAAGCCCCGGTCGCACCGCCGCCCAAGTACTTCGCCGTGGGCGACCAGGTCACGCACGACATGTACGGTCTCGGCCGGGTGATCGGCATCGAGGACGGAATCGCGGTACTCGTGGATTTCGGTTCGGCGCAGCACCGGATCCTGAGCCCGTACTCCAAGATGAGCAAGCTGTAGCAGCACCCGTTGCACCCGTAGTCGTACCCGGGGCCGAAGGTGCCGCTGCGACCTGCGTCACAGTCGCGACAGCGGCTCCAGGACCGCCGGGCCCGGTCACGACGTGCCAGACCCACTCACGGCCCCGCACCGAATCGGAGACCTCTCATCGAACCGACCTCGCTGTTCTCCGCCCCGGAAGGGGCACCGCGCCGGACCACCGCGGCATCGCCGCCTCCGGCGGCGGACCCCTTCCAGGCCCCGGACTTCGGGGAGGGCGAGACCTTCCCGTTCGAGGACGCGGGGACGTCGCCCTTCCCGGACCTGAACACGGGTACGCCCCACCACAGGGCGCGCTAGCGCGCAGCCGCGTGAACGGGCACGCCAGGACCCCGGACCGCCGACCGGCCGCCGGGGTCCTTGTCTTGCTCCCGGCGCACGCCGGGCATCAGTCCGGTCCGGTGGCCGGGATGCGCCGGTGGAGGTCGGCGAGCATGGTGCGCGTCGAGGTGCGGAACGGTTCGGCCCGGTGGTCGCCGAGGAAGGGCATGTGGCCGAACACCTCCAGGACGACGAGGTTGTGCATGTGCCCCCAGGCGCTCAGGAGGAGCGGGGCGGCGGGCGGCGGCAGAGCGCCGGTACCGTCGGAGCCCTCGGATTCCAGGTGGGCCCGGAACGGGGACGAGGGCTCGGGGACGTCGGCCGCGGCCAGTTGTTCCGCGGTGAACCCGGCGGACAGCTCGCGCTGGAAGATCGCGCTCATCCGGAGCATCGCCCGGGGCGTGGAACCCCTGACGGGCGCCACGTAGTCCCGCAGCGGTGCCCCGTAGAGGAGCTGGAACCGCTCGGGATGGGTGATGGCCCAACCGCGGTGGCCCTCGGCCGCGACCACCAGACGCGGAACGGGCGGAACAGCCGGGACGGCCGTGCCGTCCACAGCGGCCTGCACCGCGTCGGCCAGGTCGTTGTACGCCTTGGCGACAAGCGCCGTGACCAGGGCGTCCCGGCTCGGGAAGTAGTGGTGGAGCCCCGGCGCGGACTCGACGCGGCAGCCACCACCGCAGCCACGGCCGCCGCACACGAAGAAGCCGACGGGCGTCTGATCCCTGCGGCTCAGGGTTCGATGCGCACGGAATGGGACTCGGTCACCTGGTCCACCTCCGAGACCCTGATCGTCGCCTTCATCGTCCAGGTGCCCGGCAGGGGGAGCGCGAGGTCGCTGGTGGCCCAGTAGCCGCCGCGGTCGGTCAGGCCGGCGTCGATCGGGCCGATGTCCTTCTCGTCGAGGGTGAAGGAGAGCCGGAGTTCCGGGACCGAGTCCAGGGCGCCGGCGGAGTCGAACGCCACCGCCTGGATGCCGTTCTCGCCCACCCGGCCCGGGTCCAGGGTGATCTGCACGCTGCCCTTCCCGCCGGGGGCGTCGGTGGCGTACGGGATGGTGACCACCGTCGCCGCGGGCAGTCCGGCGACCGGAGCCGTCCCGGTCGCCGCCGTCTCGGCCTCGGCCTCGGCCCGGGCCGGGAGAGTGCTGGTCAGTACCGTCGTGACCAGCAGCACCACGACCGCCACCGCCGCTTCCACCAGCACGGAGACGCGCAGGGCGCGGTGGTAGCGGTCGTGGGCCGGGGCGTCGGGGCCGGACACCTCGGACGGGTCCGGGGCGGGCGGGCGGAGACCCGGGACGCCGTCGTCCGCGGGGGGCCCGGTGGGGGCGGCGGGCTGGGTGGGGGCGACCGGTGACGGTTTGTCCGGGGTGGCGAAGGCCACCAGTTCCGGGATCCGTTCCCGCACGGCCGCCGTGGCCCTTTCCGCGGACTTCTCCGTATCCGCGTCCGCGCCCGCCTCCGCGGCTGGGGCCGCCGAGGCCGTCGTCGCCAGGCGGAGCGTCAGGCGGCGGGACAGGCCCGCCGCCGACAGCAGTGCGGCCGCCAGCACGAGCTTGACGGTCAGGGTCCTCCCGTACGACGAGTCCGCGAGCGCCGACCAGGAGCCGAGGCCCCGCCAGGACTGGTAGACGCCGGTGACGACGAGGACCGTCACCGAGAGGAAGGCCAGGCGGGAGAAGCGGGTGACCGTGGCGACGGGCGGCGGCGCGGCGGCGCGGAACAGGGTGACGAGCAGGGCCGTGAGGCCACCGAGCCAGCAGGCCATGGCCAGCAGGTGCAGTACGGACGACGTCATCGCCAGCGGGACCTGGATACCGGCCGAGGCGTGCTCGGCCGACGCCCACGTCAACGCGAGGGCGACGGCCAGGACGGTGCCCACCGCGAGCCGGGCGGGCGGTGTCCGGTCGTCCGGCCCGTCGTGGCCTCGCCGCGGCAGAGGCAGGCGCAGGAGGATCGCCGCCGTCAGCACCAGCAGGGCGACCCGGGCCAGCAGCGCGATGCCCGGCCGCTCGGTGAGGACACCGGTGAAGGCCGCGAGGTCGAACGCGGTCGCCGGGGACGTGCCGTTCTCGTACGGAGCCCGCAGGACGAGGAGGACCACGGTCGACGCCGACAGCGTCCACCAGCCCATGACGAGCGGCATCCGCAGCGGGGCGGTGTCCGGCGGCCGGCACAGGGCCGCGAACGCCGCCGTGCCGATGAGCAGCGCGGCGGCGATGTACGCGAGATAGCGGCCGGTGTCGTAGAGGCTCGCGGTGATCGGGTGCTCCGCCGGGGGCGCGGGCACCGCGGCTGCGGTGGGCGAGGGTTCACCGATGGAGAAGGTGAAGGCGCCGGAGACGGGATGACTGTCCGCGGAGACCACCCGCCAGGCGACCGTGTAGGTGCCGTCGTCGAGTCCGTCGGGCAGGCCGGCGCGGGCGGTGTCGGACCTGCCGTCGGCGTGCTCCGGCTCGCCCAGCGGCACCCGGTGGTTGTCGGGGCTGTAGATCCGGAAGGAGTCGTCGAGCAGGGCGACGGACTCCGTGAAGGTCAGGGTGACGTGCCGGGGTGCGGACCGGACGACGCTCCCGTCCTCGGGATCGGCTCCGCGGAGCGCCGCGTGGGCGTTCGCCGGGCCCGCGCTGCCGAGGAGGAGCAGGACCAGCACGGTGCCCAGCAGGACCAGCCCCTGAAGTCGCCGGGTCTCGGGGCTCGTCGCTCCGCGGCCCGTTGTTCCGGGACCCGCACCTCGTCCGACATCGCCCGCCGCTCCACCGCGCCGTCGCTGCACGTCGTTCCCCCCTCCCGGCCGTCCGGCAATCCGGCTTCAGATGGGGTACGGGCGTCAGGCGCGAAATGCTCACCACCGGGCGGAACGACGGTCCGCC comes from the Streptomyces sp. KMM 9044 genome and includes:
- a CDS encoding CarD family transcriptional regulator, with amino-acid sequence MTKPLASKRILPTSPFKAPVAPPPKYFAVGDQVTHDMYGLGRVIGIEDGIAVLVDFGSAQHRILSPYSKMSKL
- a CDS encoding winged helix-turn-helix transcriptional regulator, with protein sequence MGTRQYTGSPEDADLRRADSLARQIFSDVANKWALLIIEGLGDRTLRFSELRDAVEGISHKMLTQNLRMLERYGLVERTVHPTVPPRVEYTLTEPGRALRAMVDGMCGWTHQYLGHIDAARHRFDA
- a CDS encoding copper resistance CopC/CopD family protein, coding for MLVLLLLGSAGPANAHAALRGADPEDGSVVRSAPRHVTLTFTESVALLDDSFRIYSPDNHRVPLGEPEHADGRSDTARAGLPDGLDDGTYTVAWRVVSADSHPVSGAFTFSIGEPSPTAAAVPAPPAEHPITASLYDTGRYLAYIAAALLIGTAAFAALCRPPDTAPLRMPLVMGWWTLSASTVVLLVLRAPYENGTSPATAFDLAAFTGVLTERPGIALLARVALLVLTAAILLRLPLPRRGHDGPDDRTPPARLAVGTVLAVALALTWASAEHASAGIQVPLAMTSSVLHLLAMACWLGGLTALLVTLFRAAAPPPVATVTRFSRLAFLSVTVLVVTGVYQSWRGLGSWSALADSSYGRTLTVKLVLAAALLSAAGLSRRLTLRLATTASAAPAAEAGADADTEKSAERATAAVRERIPELVAFATPDKPSPVAPTQPAAPTGPPADDGVPGLRPPAPDPSEVSGPDAPAHDRYHRALRVSVLVEAAVAVVVLLVTTVLTSTLPARAEAEAETAATGTAPVAGLPAATVVTIPYATDAPGGKGSVQITLDPGRVGENGIQAVAFDSAGALDSVPELRLSFTLDEKDIGPIDAGLTDRGGYWATSDLALPLPGTWTMKATIRVSEVDQVTESHSVRIEP
- a CDS encoding TetR/AcrR family transcriptional regulator yields the protein MCGGRGCGGGCRVESAPGLHHYFPSRDALVTALVAKAYNDLADAVQAAVDGTAVPAVPPVPRLVVAAEGHRGWAITHPERFQLLYGAPLRDYVAPVRGSTPRAMLRMSAIFQRELSAGFTAEQLAAADVPEPSSPFRAHLESEGSDGTGALPPPAAPLLLSAWGHMHNLVVLEVFGHMPFLGDHRAEPFRTSTRTMLADLHRRIPATGPD